Genomic window (Zingiber officinale cultivar Zhangliang chromosome 2B, Zo_v1.1, whole genome shotgun sequence):
CTCACTGGGATAAAAGCCATGGCGAGTTAAATCTCAATCATCAGGCGCTGAAGTTTGGTGGAAGTTGTTTTCCATATGATAACTAATAGATAGCCTCATTATGCATTTCAAAGTAATGGTGTTGCATTAAGTACTAGTCACCACAAATCGATGCTGTTTGACTAAACTATATATGATAAAGTTAAAttagcttcttctttttcttttcttttttccaaATATCTAGATCTACGTCAACGACAAAGAAATGTGTCAATCAGTAATTACCCGAACTTTTTAAAACCATCACCTGCAGCCGCTGACAGTGGCGCAAACGAACTCATCCCCGCTAGGGTGCACCGCGAACCCCAGTGGATCGCCTCCCTCCTCATCCCCGATCACGAGCCTCGCCTACGACAACCCAGCGTCACTCTTCATCCACGTCATCCAGAACCAACGGGGACAAGAAAGAGAAGACCTGGGAGGCGAATACGCACCAGGGGATCGCTGGAGAGGGAAGCGGTCTCGGCGTCGAACTCGAGGATGTCGATCACGGGAGGGCAGAAGCGGTTCCTCGCCCTCCCCATCACCACCAGCAGCCGCTTATCCGGTCCCCGGATCCACGCCGCGCACGTCGCCGGCCCTGCCGTGTCGTCGCCCTCCATTTCTCCCTCCTATTCTCCTCGATCTCCCACGAACACAAAAGGGTCGGGTGGGGGGTAGCGCAAGATAAGGGAGGAGGGAATATTCGGGGGGCGATACCGCGTGATGGCATTTTATACGTCCTTTTTGACTTGGTAAATACACCTACAAGAATAAACGCTCATACACAACATCCTCGAACTCGAACTAATAAGCAATATACAAGCctaatttaaaattaactaagtttttaaaataattatttaggtttaacttaatttattttttaatgagtTTGAGTTTATTAAAATCTTGACTTGGATTTTATTCGTTTAAATATAATCAagcttttaatttaaatttaatttgagcttggttcgtttatatattatcgagctcttaattcaaacttatttgattgtttgaaatttttacctgtttgattgatcattgaacttaataatttaaacttatttatttattttattttatttttttatttatttagcacgttaatataagttttattaatgaacatgatttgtgaatattgttcacgaatgttattCATAAACATTGTTCGCGGTCATTATTCACGaatgttgttcatgaacattaacgagttgaacatatatgtgtttaagtttgtttgtttagtttaatgagttgttcaagtttatttatttaattgatttgatgtatattgaacaaatataaacATATTCTTACCAACTTGAACACTAAACTTAATCATGAACGTTTGATTCATATACAGCGTTactaataataaatcaaaatttaaacctACAAGTGATaaactattcacccctctagtaTAAATGAAGTTTCCAATAGTTGGGAGGGGATCTAGTAGAGTATCTATGTTTTTGGTTCAAGTGGTAGTTTAGTAAGGGAACTTTTGTTCTTCATTAAATTCAAGTGggaaattttcaaaagattatgAGAAATTTCAAATTTAAGCAGCTAATTAGCTGGTTGTTCgttcattaaattaaaactacccaaaaaaaaataatattataaaaacaaaaactaaagaataaaaaaaaatctcatagTAAAATAATTATTAGCTAAAACAGATCCATGCTATATAATTAGGCATGCATAGTGTGTGAATCATGTAAATATCATGAAGTCACTGAAATGTATGAGAAATGAATGAAGAGAAGGTTTTCATGAAGTTGTTGCCTCAAATATTATTTATACACTATTAGAGGTATCCTGAGAGGAATCCCAAGTTGTGTCTTTTGGCTCGAGTGATGTAATAGGCATGGTAAGATTTGTCAAGTATTGGATGTGGCTGAGGAAATCATCCTCCATATCAGTAGCATCATCATAAATGTCCATGGATTGGGGTACAGAGGTTCATGGACTTATAGTCCCGGCATGATTTTCTGATAGATGTTCTTGTAGGAGTATGGTATCCTCGAGGCAGACAGAGACCACATGTTTTTCGGTTGGCAAAAGTTTGGAAAAAATAAAGGGTTGTCTATCAGTTACCTCATATTCCCATGATGGCTCAAGTAACTTTAGATCCGGGAGAGGATCTGGAATTGtatatgatccggtggtaagagtccgggaccccctaacgaggggtcaaagccacgtggaggtcaaatggccaagtagcccgccggagaagggtgagccgaccggacttggaagaaatggataaaaccgatcggccgaccaagggacattcggtagtaaaaggcgccccgaccgggtcggggttccgacgctctgtcgaaacagtagttaagagccgagcggaagaatcaggagaaaatgacactgctaacagtctctactTAGCGCCTACTGAAAATTTCCCCAGCACACCAATgtcaacggcaggccggacgcgaggtgagtgccgtccggccagcgcataaaaggaggaggggccggccggacggactccctgtccagccggtcggacgccccggattatgagcagtaaagaagggggaacattttctgacagccgtcaagtcatatgaCTAGGTCATACTCCtggtctgacaacggggtgtcctgttgtcccatcgaaagcgcaatgggactgttgcagtatgacgtcaggtaaactctctgacaggtgcataccgggatatgggctgcagacacgtatgcacctcgctggacgtgcattagttctttcaccgctctatataaagaacctctcactccgccggaggtacgcacgcgacgagttttggagcccctttctctctattgagctttgtctgacttgagcgtcggagggtcgccgccgggaactccttcccggcccgacttctgtgcaggatcgccggagcttcggaggcctgcgccatcgactaggaaagcaccacatgcccagcgtcctttggttcggcgattcggacaggatcagtataaTTTACATAATAATCAAATTTATCATTGAGTTCTTCTAAAGTATCCCATCACCCTTGAGATATCAGTTTTTGTTTGGATTTCCTTCTTCCATGATTAGGCTTTGTAGGTTGACTCTGGGGGTTGAGTCAAAACATTTATTGCCCCTTTCGATTTTGGTGAGGCTACTGACTTCGTAAATTTTAGACATAAGGACTCTTTCAAAGATAATTTGTGCAAAGCAATCTCCTTGATAATTTGTGCAAAGCAATCTCCTTGTTTGATTTAGATAATAGGGTttgtatgattaaaaatcataaCCAGAATTTCATCTCAATAATCACAGTCAATAACTCCTGTGCTAATATCAAGGCCAAATTCCCATGCGGTGCTTAATCATGCTGCTATACTGACATATGATCCCAAGGAAATTTCTAAGCTTAGTCCGGTATGCATCAGACCTCACCCTTTAAGCTCTATTATGCGATAAACACTTTGTTAGGGTTCATTCTCAAGCCTaacatattatatattatattagaTATTCATGTTAAATATTAGGCAAAAATAGAAAGACTTCCTTTACTTTTAAAATCATTAAGACCGTGCCTTACCAACCATACTAtttgattattatattttatcTATATTTCCCATTTAAAATTTGAACTGGGACGCATCTAGTAACTACTTAAATTATAAATACTGTACAATTATAACAACTATGATTTTCTAATTATACATACTTATAGCAACAACATAGTTATAATAGTTATGAAATTGAACTTATTATAAGGTAGAattagataaattttgaaaaagctaTAATTTTTATTAGATTAAATCACAAAATGTACAATATATATAATCGAAGTTCATTTAGCGAATTACATTTATTATCAAGTGTAACAATAATGGTTCagttttaaatctaaaaaatattatttagaaTTTGTTCGGAGGCTCCGAAGAATTTTAGTCATTTTtattaagattattttttatattgtaataattataaaatcgtaATTGTTACAACTATTGTAGTTGTAGCATCTACATTTTTATAGCTATTTCGTAGCTACTATAACTACAAATTATAACTGTTATATAGTTGTAGCAACTTCGAAATCATAAAAATATGATATTGGCACATTAACGATCCTCTCACGATCATCCCATGCTATTGAGAAGGAGTTTGATAGAAACCCAAATTAACAAGTATATAGATGGGGATCCGCAAAGATAATAAAATCCCTTGGCGAGGTTCGACTCCCAACTATTATAGCTATTATCATATGCACTTACCAACTGAGCCCGTCCTCGTAGTTGTTATTGTTaagattcaatcaaagtcccacattgaaaagatttaGTAAAGATCATGAaattaaaaggatgcatgatatctccattgagaTGAGGCTTTTAGGGGAGAGCCCaaagagcaaagccatgaagaCCTAGGCCcaatgtggacatcctttgggcacaacaaatgatatcagagtcaTAGTCCAAAATGCCTTCATGATTTTTGCCCTTAAATATTTGCCACAATATCAGATATTTCCTTcttcaaaatataaaatattggaggaaattaaaattacaatttatattgttttattttaaaaagttggAGCTACATTGTTACCACTGATCGTAGAATAAATTTGTTACTCTAAATTTTTAttggaaattaaaactaaatatttacatCAAGACAAAATACGGGGCTGCATGAAAGTTAATGGAGTAATGATGCAAATATAATAATTCAGAGACTAAAATGTAATTTGCAGGCAAATCATAATATATTCGCTGTAACTAGGGTTTCCCTTGTGCGAGTTTAGGGTTTTTTTCTCCGCTGTCAAGCTTTCGGGTGGCCGATCATGGCGATCGACCTGTTTGATGGATCTGATACAAGCGCCGACGAAGCCGATCTGTCGACCATCGAAATCGATCAGACCTTCGCCAAGCGGCTGGAGCACAACAAACGGCGGGAGGCCCACCAGCGGCTGGAGGAGCTCAAGAGAAAGGGTCTCGCTGCCGATTCCGACACCTCTGACGAGtctgacgacgacgacgacgacgacgacgatacAGATGAGGATATCAACTTGTCCGGTAGGAACGACCTCAAGTTTTTCGAGACGCTCGTCAGGGTCAAGAATAATGACCCTGAGATCCTCCGCAGCGACACGAAGATCTATTCATCCGACGAGGAGGAGAGTGGGAAGCGGAGGGCTGTAAAGGAGAGACCTTTGTACCTGAAGGATGTCAATGCTCGGCACTTTATCGAAGAGGGGCCTGAATTCGAGGATGAGCCTCTAAAATACAACTCAAAGGTCTACAACGAAGAACAGGCCGAAGGTATCAAGGCATTCTTGGAAGCGGAGAAGGCTGCTTTTGCTTCGGTTGACGAGGAGGATGACATTCTCAAGGTGAAGGAGAAGCCTGGAGAGGCAGAGAAGGATGAGGATGCAGAAAAGATGGACAACAACGTGAATAAATATTTCGGAAACGATGTTGATATCAACGATAACGAGAAGTACTTGAAGAAGTACATGGGCAACAAAATGTGGATCCCTGAGAAGGATAAAAAACCATCTATTGATCATATCTCAGACGAAGATGATGAGCTCGATAAGCAGGACAAGTACGAGGCTGAGTACAATTTCAGGTTTGAGGAAGGAGGTGCAGATCGAGTATTGGGCCATTCGAGGGTTGTGGAGGGATCAGTGAGGAAGAAGACAAATAGTAGGAAATTGCAAAGGAAgagcaaggaggagaggatggcacAGGCAGAGTTCGAGCGGAAGGAAGAGTTAAAGCATCTGAAGAATCTGAAGAAGAAGGAGATTCATGAGAAGCTTGAGAAAATCCGAGCTGTTGCTGGGATTGGAGATGGTGGCCCTGTTGAGCTAGACGAGGATGATTTGGAGGAGGAATTTGATCCAGTGGAGTATGATAAGAAGATGAATGAAATGTTTGGGGATGATTATTATGATGCTGAGGATATCAATCCTGGATTTGGGAGTCAGGAGGAAGGAGATCTAGAGAAGCCAGATTTCAATAAGGAGGATGAActgcttggcattggaaaagagGGATTTGAGGCAGCTCGAGAAAGGTTTTTAAAACAGAGACATgtagcagaagaagaagaagaagaagaagaagaagcagaagaagaacccaagcaggaagatggcaagaggaagaggaagcgtAAAATCTCTCTCAAGGAGAAGGTAGAGCTTGATAAGGAATTGGACGAGTACTATAAACTAGATTATGAAGATACAATTGGGGACCTTAAAACTCGGTTCAAGTATAGAACCGTCCTGGCTAATAGATATGGTTTGCGTCCTGAGGATATTTGGATGGCGAACGAGAAGGATCTGAACCAATATGTTTCCTTGAAGAGGCTAGCCCCCTATAGGGAAAAAGAGTGGAAGGTTACATACCATCAGAAGCTGAAAAAGGACTTGATTCTTCAAGGAGAGAGCTCTAATCAGCAAAAGATGCTCAAATCAAAGGCTGGTTCGAGTGATCAGCAACCAGATGGTGAAGAAAATAAGTTGTCTCGGCGCAGTAGAAGACGACACCGTCAAGCAGAATTGAAACTTTCACATTCAAGGCTAAtggcatatggaaaaataccctcaAAGCATCCGAAGAGACGTAGCTAAAGCCTAAAGGGGTGTGCACGCTGAACAATTTTGGGCGATTATAGATGAATATGAAATGAGAGTCTCTATTCTATgaacaatttataatttttttggtTCCTTATGTTGTATTTCTAATTGATGTTGCCTTTTGTTATTCTCATTGTTTCGATATGTTTTCTGCTTAGTTATAGTTTAAACTCCTATTAGCTGATCTTAAATAGTTGGAGTAAACATGAACTTGTCGGTACTTCATTGTATAAGTTATGGGCTTACCATTTCGATTACATGTTGATTTTTATTGTTTATTCCTGGTGCTGTTTTTCTTATCTTGTATTACATATTGCTATGATTTTGGGTTTAAATATTGTGTTGTTTATGTTTGATATGAAAGAATTGTTCCTTCATTTCCTTTATTTCTTGAAATTTAGGGTTTTGAAACTCTTCGATCTTATGATTGTTTTGTTGGCAATATTGTTACATCTAGTGCAAACCTACTTGACCTTCCCTAGTTCGATTAGCAATTAGTTGAAGCCTTTGCACTAAAACTAACTGAGCATTACATCCTTCGAATTTCAGATCATATGGTTCAAATAGATTGGGAAGAAGTGGGTCGAGTCTATGTTCTTCGCTCCATTGACCTCTTCAATGATGCTTAGGGCACTCGTATCTAATTGCTCTGTTTCGATTGTGTGATCAATCTTAATCATGTTGTGAAGACCGGTCGGATAATGAAAGATGAAAATAGTAGGATTAGTGGGGGATCAAATCCTCACCCCCACTACTATAATGAAGTGGTGGGATAATGAAAGGTGGAATTAGTGGGGTTAATAGGGGATCAAATCTTCACCCCACCATTATAAATAATCTCACATCTATCGGAGAGAAGGTTAGATCGTAAGCGAAGATGAAACCTCGATAGATTCATGTTGTGCAAGGAAGAAGAGGTCACCGCAGTAACAACTTCCAAGGAAAGAGTAAGTGAATCTATTATACAAATtccgtattttttttttttttgaaagaaatGGTTTTTTATTCCCTGTAATTAATTTGCTTTACTTCTGAACATTCTTGATTACTGATTTccgttattttcataattttaggcaCTAGGTTGATCATGAACTAAATGGTAGGAATACATATTCTGAACATATTTGACATTTGATTTCTGACTTCTGTGATATTTTTAATCTCCGACCTCTCCTCTAAGAGGGATAATTCTAGAGGGTTGATATCAGTTAAGTCATGTAGAACATGATCCAATTTAAGTGTCTATGTGAAAATCTGTATCTAAATTGTGTTATTTTACTACTGCTTTTCAAGAATTTCAGTATTTGTGTGGTGCCCCCCACTTGCTGAGTGATTTCCAAATCGTTCACCCCATCCTTACAACCCATTACAGAGAAAGATGAAAGGGGCACCGAGAATGAGAACGAGGATAGAGAACAAGCCAAGTTCTGGGGATGGTGAATCAACGTAAATTTCGGGCAGGAGGACTAGAAATCTGCTGCAGTTACGAATTTCTTAATTTAGTTAGGGAGATGTAATTTAATTTGTTGAGCAGTGAAAACGACGTACTTTTATGTTAGATATGTAAAGACTGATTTTATGTGACAATTACTATACTACTGAGGCTTATTATTTTCGAACTTTGGATTGAAAGTAATGTCGATATCAGTCCCCGGTCCGGCCATGGGGTGTGACACATGTTCTTCTTTTAAATCGATCAAAAGCTAAATTctattaaaaaaacattttactAAAAATTAGGATGAGTTTTCATACAATGATTCGATTTTCTCATAGAATATATCATACGCTACTGTGTTCAAATTATTTATGATGTTGAATTATACACTAGAACCTTTTGTATGGCTGAATGACCGGGTCAGTCCTCTCCAAGATGGAGAGGATTAATCTTTTGAAAGAGAGTTGGATACCTGATCAAAGAAAACTCttctttgaaaaatggttaaaACAATATTTCaacataatttaatatttaaaatattcttttgtgCTTTGACCATATTTATACAACCTTGGATCAGGTTTGATAAAGCTGTTCTTATAGTGTTTTAATCAAAATTGCTCTTTTAAATAGTACGATTTCGATTTcagttattttaaaataaaagtaaaaaatgaatattttggatatcaaattataagtaaaatgttgttttgatatttttaaaagatGAGTGTTTCTTTTACTATATGGATAATaagagtatttttttaaaaaaaaaaaattggtaaaTTCGTTTAGGGTAAAGTTCCTTAAGAGTGCTTACACTTTTTATTATTTTGGCTGAAGAGTTAGATacctaactattttttttttaatttagataacTAATTTTACGAACTGACTACTTTGGGAGGTGATCAATCTGATCTTATGAAAATTTCTTATCCATTATCAAAGTAAATCAGGAAACACTCACGAAGACTCATCCAAGCGGTCAACATTCTTAGGTTTATTGTGTCACTAGAGAAAAATCCCTGTAGTACGCCAAAGTTGGGATAAAATCCATAGATGTCTGGTAAACCACTTGAAAGGTCTAACCATTGCACCGTATCCCCTGGGACAGAGACTTAACTTTTTTGTTTTGTCTAAAAGATGTCATTAGGTTTTTAGATTCATTATTTCCTCGAGTATCCAACTCTTCGAATAGACTAATCCTGAAGGTGATCGGCTCAGTCCCACAAAATTTTTTTACTAGCTACAAGATAAATTAGAAAGCACTCACAGAGGTATATCTAAACGAACATCATTCTTAGATTTGTTGTCCTACTAAAAAAACCTCTATAGTGCGTTGCAATTGGAATTCAAACTTTAGATGTCTGATTAATTATTTGGAGAACTTAACTGTTGCACTGCAATCCCAATGAcagatacttaacattattttcTTTTATCATAATCTCAGGTAcagatacttaacattattttcTTTCATTGTAATCCCAAGGACATATACTCACTAGGTTATATTAGATTTGATTATTCCCTCTCttatctttttcttcataaagtgACCATCAATGTTTGTGTGCTTCATTATACCATGATGCACTAGGTTATTCACAATATTGCTAGTTGATTGATTATTACAAAATATCTGAATAGGTTCTTCAATAATGAACCTTAACTTCTTTAGAGTCTTCGTAATCACACGCCTTCACATATACCATGCTTCATTGCCCTAAATTCAGCTTATGTATTGCTCCTTGATATAATAGTTTGTTTCTTGTTTTATCAGGTAATTAAGTTTCTCCAAACATATGTGTAACAGTCGAAAGTTGATCTTAGATCTACTATTGATTTTCCTAATCAATATCACTATAAATATATGAATTTGCACACAAGCCttatatttgtttttatcaaCTGGTGCATAATTCATTTTGGTTCCTTGGTTGATTGTTGAGTCTATAGAAATGTCTACATATTGCATCCGAGCATTCCAGTTTCTTTCAAAATGTCCGAAACATATTTCGAGATCTCTCGTTAATTAGTAAATTTGTCAAAACAAACTCTTTGAGATTTTTTGAGTCCGTATAATGATTGTTTTAAACTACAAACTTTGTTGTTGTGGCTTGCAATGCTCATGTATACTTCTTCTGCCAAGTCTCCATTGAGAAAAACATTCTCGGCATCTAATTGATGAAGGGGTCCATCGAGATTATTGATTGATCACTGGAAGATCTAACCATAACACCCTGTCTGACTAATAGAAAGATTTCATAGGAATAGGAATTGTTCTTATTGCTTTCATACCAATAGCAAGTTATTTTGGTCAAGTTCTTTGTTTTCCATGCTATATACTAACCACTATTTATGTTCAATTTAGTAAGTTCAAAATTAGTAGTAGAGATTTGaactaatatatttttataaatcttGAACCATTCTAAATTGGTGTTTAGAGTTTTGGGGTTTAGGGTTAACCTATTTGACAAAATTAATCAAGTGAATAACAATTTGCATCTTGACACATGAACTTTCACAAAAGAATATTCTAGTTACCAATAATCTTTACAAGAACATGATCCTTCAGAGAACCTATGGAAACGGTTCCGATCCCGTACAACAATTACCCTGCCATATATCTGAGAGAGAAGCTTGCTAGCAGCATGGCAATCATCACAAACCCGTAGGTTCTTTACGATTCTTATTGGAGTATTCGGAGGTGTACTGATAAGACCAAATGCCATTGCCAATTTCTCACTATGATAGTTAAGCACGGTCTCCTTCTCTTCATCATCTATGTTAAGAAACACGCCCGACGTATCAACAACATGCCCTGCCCGTTTAAGCTTCTCTAGCATCTCCGCAACCATTGCTTGGATCTGATCATGTAGAGGGTGTGAAGCATCATCCATCACAAACTCATGGACTACTCCATTTACCTCAATTGAGCTAATCCCAGGCACCTTCTTGATTCCTGTATCCTTCATATTTTTCCTTACTTGTGCGACATCGTTCCATCTCCGGTCAATTGCATAAATATTCGAGAGAAGTATATTGTACCCACTGTTTAGGGGTTCCAGCTTAAGAAGTTCCTTTGCCACCACTTCCCCTAATTTTGGGTTCTTATGAACCTTACACGCAGCAAGAAGTGCTCCCCATATGATCGTATTTGGTTCGGTAGGCATTCCCCATATCAATTCATGTGCTTCATCAAGATTTCCAGCTCTACCAAGAAGATCAACCATGCACCCGTAATGTTCAACCTTGGGAATCAATCCATATGCATGCTCCATGCGATTGAAGAACTGCTTACCCTCTTCAACTAGCCCCGAATGGCTACATGCACGGAGCACTCCAATGAATGTGACATCGTTCGGTTTGACATCATGCTTCTCCATCTCAAGGAAAAGGCTGATTGTTTCATTTCCATACCCATTCATAGCTAGCCCATTGATCATAGCATTCCACATGCATACATCTTTATCAGTTGTCTGATTGAATACTGCATAAGCAGCATTAACATCTCCACATTTGGAGAACATGTCTACCAATGAAGTGGCGAGCACCACATCCATTTCTATTCCTTGCTTATCAATACACGAATGAATCCATCTTCCTCGATCGAGAGCTCCAGCCTCAGAACATAGAGAAAGGAGGTTTACCATAGTTATTTCATTAGGCTTTAGATTCAAACTTTTCATCTGGCTGAAGAGATCAAAGGCTTGATTGATGCAATTGGTGTGTGAGTAGCCCGCAATCATAGCAGACCAGACCATGATATCCTTCTCGTCCATGCGATCAAACAATGCTCTTGCACTCCTTAAATCGCGGCACTTACAATACATATCAACCAATGCAGTGCCCAAAACCACAGATATC
Coding sequences:
- the LOC122047455 gene encoding protein KRI1 homolog gives rise to the protein MAIDLFDGSDTSADEADLSTIEIDQTFAKRLEHNKRREAHQRLEELKRKGLAADSDTSDESDDDDDDDDDTDEDINLSGRNDLKFFETLVRVKNNDPEILRSDTKIYSSDEEESGKRRAVKERPLYLKDVNARHFIEEGPEFEDEPLKYNSKVYNEEQAEGIKAFLEAEKAAFASVDEEDDILKVKEKPGEAEKDEDAEKMDNNVNKYFGNDVDINDNEKYLKKYMGNKMWIPEKDKKPSIDHISDEDDELDKQDKYEAEYNFRFEEGGADRVLGHSRVVEGSVRKKTNSRKLQRKSKEERMAQAEFERKEELKHLKNLKKKEIHEKLEKIRAVAGIGDGGPVELDEDDLEEEFDPVEYDKKMNEMFGDDYYDAEDINPGFGSQEEGDLEKPDFNKEDELLGIGKEGFEAARERFLKQRHVAEEEEEEEEEAEEEPKQEDGKRKRKRKISLKEKVELDKELDEYYKLDYEDTIGDLKTRFKYRTVLANRYGLRPEDIWMANEKDLNQYVSLKRLAPYREKEWKVTYHQKLKKDLILQGESSNQQKMLKSKAGSSDQQPDGEENKLSRRSRRRHRQAELKLSHSRLMAYGKIPSKHPKRRS
- the LOC122047456 gene encoding pentatricopeptide repeat-containing protein At4g21065-like, giving the protein MDAAMATPAKRPVSPLLSSRFKTLPVSSRKPPPPSKELAATTLQQTKQLHAHIIRTQYQTAAAAPLLSPQAQINHLITSYIKNSSPFSALKLYAHTRKTGAGVDNFTVPSVLKACAQLSSIRHGMEVHGFVVKAGLDWDVFVSNSLMQMYSDCDALGCAVKLFDEMPERDVVSWSTMIRNYSWCKLFGKAMDLVRDMLLSGIRPSEVTIINMLNLFADAGDIKKGRPVHTYLIKNSVKESPSVNATTALIDMYVKCGSLSVARRVFDRMNEKSTASWAAMVAGCVRFKDLSAAMELFAKMRDNNVFPNEITMLSLVIECGSTGMLQLGKWLHSYILRHGFKISVVLGTALVDMYCKCRDLRSARALFDRMDEKDIMVWSAMIAGYSHTNCINQAFDLFSQMKSLNLKPNEITMVNLLSLCSEAGALDRGRWIHSCIDKQGIEMDVVLATSLVDMFSKCGDVNAAYAVFNQTTDKDVCMWNAMINGLAMNGYGNETISLFLEMEKHDVKPNDVTFIGVLRACSHSGLVEEGKQFFNRMEHAYGLIPKVEHYGCMVDLLGRAGNLDEAHELIWGMPTEPNTIIWGALLAACKVHKNPKLGEVVAKELLKLEPLNSGYNILLSNIYAIDRRWNDVAQVRKNMKDTGIKKVPGISSIEVNGVVHEFVMDDASHPLHDQIQAMVAEMLEKLKRAGHVVDTSGVFLNIDDEEKETVLNYHSEKLAMAFGLISTPPNTPIRIVKNLRVCDDCHAASKLLSQIYGRVIVVRDRNRFHRFSEGSCSCKDYW